A part of Lacibacter sp. H407 genomic DNA contains:
- the pnuC gene encoding nicotinamide riboside transporter PnuC codes for MIDTIWQQFVTGMKATTLPEYIAVFSGIASVWYSRKENILVYPVGLISTTIYIWLSYKQHLLGEAAVNIYYTIMSIYGWWLWAKKDNEHHQVLHISYSNKRWIVYQLLFFAGFYLALYVSLYYLKQNFAPGAIPWADSFAAATAFTGMWLMAKKKIESWYWWIATNIASAPLYFVKQYVFTSVFYVVLLIMAFFGLAEWKRRVKLR; via the coding sequence ATGATCGATACTATCTGGCAGCAATTTGTAACGGGAATGAAGGCAACAACCTTACCCGAATACATTGCTGTATTTTCCGGTATTGCCAGTGTTTGGTACAGCCGTAAAGAAAATATCTTGGTTTATCCTGTGGGCCTTATCAGTACCACTATTTATATCTGGCTGAGTTATAAACAGCACTTGCTGGGCGAAGCGGCAGTGAATATTTATTACACCATAATGAGTATTTATGGTTGGTGGTTGTGGGCAAAAAAAGACAACGAGCATCATCAGGTGTTACATATCAGTTACTCAAATAAACGCTGGATTGTTTATCAACTTTTGTTCTTCGCTGGTTTTTACCTTGCATTATACGTTTCGTTGTATTATCTTAAACAGAACTTTGCGCCCGGTGCAATCCCCTGGGCCGATTCGTTCGCAGCTGCAACAGCTTTCACCGGCATGTGGCTTATGGCAAAAAAGAAAATCGAAAGCTGGTATTGGTGGATCGCAACCAATATCGCTTCAGCTCCTTTGTACTTTGTGAAACAATATGTGTTTACCAGTGTTTTTTATGTGGTGTTATTGATCATGGCCTTTTTTGGATTGGCAGAATGGAAGAGAAGAGTAAAATTACGATAG
- a CDS encoding saccharopine dehydrogenase family protein — protein MKIAVLGAGMVGRAIALDLATIFDVTSFDVSEQNLQLLQRRTATVKTVVADLGKTDAYSSFLQPFDIVVTAVPGFMGFETLKAVINAGKNVADISFFPEDALQLHALAKEKNVTAIVDCGVAPGMSNWIIGRYNTEMKIDAFEIYVGGLPLHPQPPFFYKAPFSPIDVIEEYTRPARLKENGIIVTKPALTDRELMHFDRVDTLEAFNTDGLRSLLFTMPHIPTQIEKTLRYPGHVDLMIALQQSGFFSTEKMMINGNAVSPMQLTSQLLIDQWKLGETEEELTVMKVIVHGEGKLIEYELYDQFDTTTQTSSMARTTGYACTAVVHLLARSMVTKKGVFPPELLGDDKNCFDFVLKYLAERNVNWIKKTS, from the coding sequence ATGAAGATTGCTGTATTAGGTGCCGGTATGGTAGGCCGTGCCATTGCACTTGACCTAGCCACAATATTTGATGTTACTTCGTTTGATGTAAGTGAACAAAATCTGCAATTGTTACAACGCAGAACAGCCACTGTAAAAACGGTTGTTGCCGATCTTGGTAAAACGGATGCTTATTCCTCATTCTTACAACCCTTTGATATCGTTGTTACTGCTGTGCCCGGTTTTATGGGTTTTGAAACATTGAAAGCGGTGATCAATGCAGGGAAGAATGTGGCAGATATTTCTTTTTTTCCTGAAGATGCATTGCAGTTACATGCATTGGCAAAAGAAAAAAATGTAACCGCTATTGTTGATTGCGGCGTTGCTCCTGGCATGAGTAACTGGATCATTGGACGCTACAACACCGAAATGAAAATTGATGCATTTGAAATTTATGTTGGTGGATTACCCTTGCATCCACAACCACCTTTCTTTTACAAAGCGCCTTTCTCACCCATTGATGTAATTGAAGAATATACAAGACCTGCACGATTGAAAGAAAACGGAATTATAGTAACGAAACCTGCGTTGACCGATCGGGAGTTGATGCACTTTGATCGTGTTGATACGCTGGAAGCTTTTAATACCGATGGCCTACGATCCTTATTGTTTACAATGCCACACATTCCAACGCAGATTGAAAAAACCTTGCGTTATCCCGGTCATGTTGATTTAATGATTGCACTTCAGCAAAGTGGATTTTTCAGTACCGAGAAAATGATGATCAACGGAAATGCAGTTTCGCCCATGCAACTTACCTCGCAACTACTCATTGATCAATGGAAGCTCGGTGAAACAGAAGAGGAATTAACGGTGATGAAAGTGATTGTACACGGTGAAGGGAAACTCATCGAATACGAACTCTACGATCAATTCGACACTACCACACAAACTTCCTCCATGGCACGTACAACAGGATATGCCTGTACAGCCGTTGTTCATTTACTGGCGAGGAGCATGGTTACAAAAAAAGGTGTGTTTCCACCGGAGCTGCTGGGCGATGATAAAAACTGTTTTGATTTTGTATTGAAGTATTTGGCGGAAAGAAATGTGAATTGGATAAAGAAAACATCATAA
- a CDS encoding OsmC family protein: MIRHASAVWNGTGKEGNGHLTTQSTVLTDTQYSYLSRFESGVGTNPEELVAAAHAGCFSMKLSFVLGAAGFTPEKIDTKCEITFVDGTLSKSHLIVSASVPGIDDAKFQECVKDAEANCPISKLLGKGLEISSTATLVA, encoded by the coding sequence ATGATACGTCACGCATCGGCCGTTTGGAATGGCACAGGAAAAGAAGGTAACGGACACCTTACAACGCAAAGCACCGTTTTAACTGATACACAATATTCTTACCTCTCCCGTTTTGAAAGCGGTGTTGGTACTAATCCTGAAGAATTAGTAGCAGCTGCACATGCCGGTTGTTTTAGTATGAAATTGAGTTTTGTATTAGGTGCAGCAGGATTTACACCTGAAAAAATTGATACAAAATGCGAGATCACATTTGTGGATGGTACCTTGTCGAAATCACACCTGATTGTATCTGCCTCAGTACCAGGTATTGATGATGCAAAATTTCAGGAGTGTGTAAAAGACGCTGAAGCAAACTGCCCTATCTCAAAATTATTAGGGAAAGGATTGGAGATCAGCAGCACCGCAACACTTGTTGCATAA
- a CDS encoding cupin domain-containing protein, translating into MEKVNLAEKFNLFTEHWSPQIAGELNGQHVKLVKFKGPFTWHHHEHEDELFYVVKGSFEMEFTDRVVTINEGEFIIVPRGVEHRPNAKEEVQVLLFEPATTLNTGNVENAFTKKTLGRL; encoded by the coding sequence ATGGAAAAAGTAAATCTTGCCGAAAAGTTCAACCTGTTTACAGAGCACTGGAGTCCTCAAATAGCTGGCGAGTTAAACGGGCAACATGTAAAACTGGTAAAGTTCAAAGGTCCGTTCACCTGGCATCATCATGAGCATGAAGATGAATTATTTTATGTGGTGAAAGGAAGTTTTGAAATGGAATTTACCGATCGTGTTGTAACAATCAATGAAGGTGAATTTATTATTGTTCCGAGAGGCGTTGAACACCGGCCCAATGCCAAAGAAGAAGTACAGGTGTTATTATTTGAACCCGCCACTACATTGAATACAGGCAATGTAGAGAATGCGTTTACAAAGAAAACGTTGGGTCGATTGTAA
- a CDS encoding SRPBCC family protein, producing MSTVKEQFSITRTFKASKQQVFDAFANAEALAKWWGPKGMSVDVLQLDFRPKGIFHYSMKVADAVRYGVFHYVAIEEPNRIEWVNSFANEAGEIIQAPFPGLVFPKQVMNIMTLTEENGATTLHLTGYPINASAEEENTYYSMFTSMEQGFGGTMDQLEAYLANMQ from the coding sequence ATGTCAACAGTTAAAGAACAGTTTTCAATTACACGCACATTCAAAGCAAGCAAGCAACAGGTGTTTGATGCATTTGCAAATGCAGAAGCATTAGCCAAATGGTGGGGACCAAAAGGTATGTCTGTTGATGTGTTGCAACTCGATTTTCGTCCCAAAGGAATTTTCCACTACAGCATGAAGGTTGCTGATGCTGTTCGTTATGGTGTATTTCATTATGTGGCAATTGAAGAACCGAATCGTATTGAATGGGTCAATTCATTCGCTAACGAAGCAGGAGAAATTATACAGGCACCTTTTCCGGGTTTGGTTTTTCCAAAACAAGTGATGAACATCATGACGCTTACAGAAGAAAATGGCGCCACTACTTTACACCTGACAGGATATCCCATCAATGCAAGTGCAGAAGAAGAGAATACGTATTACTCAATGTTCACAAGTATGGAGCAGGGTTTTGGTGGAACAATGGATCAACTCGAAGCATATTTAGCAAACATGCAATAA
- a CDS encoding SRPBCC family protein, whose product MQTANDIVLEKIYKAPIALVWLAITEEQHMRNWYFDFKGQFQLNVGHSFDWYAGDLKDKQWLHRGEMLEIIPNKKLVHTWAYPGYSGKAIAYWELSEVDAATTKLNFRFEFAEPFDANEPALASTNFVNGWNEIILNSLEQYLNKQ is encoded by the coding sequence ATGCAAACGGCAAACGATATTGTACTCGAAAAAATTTACAAAGCACCCATTGCTCTTGTATGGCTTGCTATTACGGAAGAGCAACACATGCGTAACTGGTATTTTGATTTTAAAGGACAGTTTCAATTAAACGTTGGACATTCATTCGATTGGTATGCCGGTGATCTCAAAGACAAACAATGGCTACACCGTGGTGAAATGCTGGAGATCATCCCCAATAAAAAATTAGTGCATACGTGGGCCTACCCCGGTTATAGCGGCAAAGCCATTGCTTATTGGGAACTGAGTGAAGTAGATGCGGCTACAACCAAACTCAACTTCCGTTTTGAATTTGCTGAACCGTTTGATGCAAATGAACCTGCATTGGCCAGCACTAATTTCGTCAATGGATGGAACGAAATTATTCTCAACAGTCTTGAACAATATCTCAACAAACAATAA
- a CDS encoding SRPBCC family protein, with the protein MSVENSTADRELRLTRLLNASVELVWEVFTDPEHIKHWWGPNGFTNTITKMEIEPGGEWDLVMHGPDGTDYKNKIVFKEIVKHKKIVYDHVSGPKFLTTIEFEELGKQTQINWHMLFESKEQFIQVVKTFKADEGLKQNIDKLELYLQQQVQLLNKQL; encoded by the coding sequence ATGTCTGTAGAAAATAGTACCGCAGATCGGGAACTTCGTTTAACACGCTTGCTGAATGCATCTGTTGAACTGGTGTGGGAAGTATTTACCGACCCCGAACATATCAAGCATTGGTGGGGACCAAACGGCTTCACTAACACGATCACTAAAATGGAAATAGAACCAGGTGGTGAATGGGACTTGGTCATGCACGGACCTGATGGTACTGATTATAAAAATAAAATCGTGTTTAAGGAAATTGTGAAGCACAAAAAGATCGTGTACGATCATGTGAGCGGACCGAAATTTTTAACCACGATTGAATTTGAAGAACTTGGCAAGCAAACACAGATCAACTGGCATATGTTGTTCGAAAGCAAAGAACAGTTTATACAAGTGGTAAAAACATTTAAAGCTGATGAAGGATTGAAACAGAATATAGATAAACTGGAACTCTACCTTCAACAACAGGTACAGTTATTGAACAAACAACTTTAA
- a CDS encoding SRPBCC family protein, whose protein sequence is MSAENNKAGRFIRLTKELHAPVEKIWEVWSNPDHIKHWWGPDGFTNTITKMDLQPGGEWLLVMHGPDGTDYDNTSVFTEVVTNKKIVYEHISGHFFIATIEFEPKDDTTVMHWEMLFETKEEYHQFVEVYKVGESLQQNIERLAQYIERSN, encoded by the coding sequence ATGTCCGCAGAAAATAACAAAGCTGGTCGTTTCATCCGATTAACAAAAGAGCTCCATGCTCCTGTTGAAAAAATATGGGAAGTGTGGAGTAATCCGGATCACATCAAACATTGGTGGGGGCCTGATGGCTTTACGAATACCATTACAAAAATGGATCTGCAGCCCGGCGGCGAATGGTTATTGGTAATGCACGGACCAGATGGTACGGATTATGATAATACAAGTGTGTTTACAGAAGTTGTAACAAACAAGAAGATCGTATACGAACATATCAGCGGTCATTTCTTTATTGCAACAATCGAGTTTGAACCGAAGGATGATACAACTGTGATGCACTGGGAAATGCTGTTTGAAACAAAGGAAGAATATCATCAGTTTGTTGAAGTATACAAAGTAGGCGAAAGTCTGCAACAGAATATTGAGCGACTGGCACAATACATTGAACGCTCAAATTAA
- a CDS encoding ArsR/SmtB family transcription factor yields MAYEARRDVFQAIADPTRREIIGLVVKQPQNLNALAENFNVSRPAISQHVKILTECGLIIIKQKGRERYCEAKLDALNEVSAWIEQYKQFWEQKLDALETYLEKIQQQPKTKKNVRRK; encoded by the coding sequence ATGGCATACGAAGCAAGAAGAGATGTGTTCCAGGCAATTGCAGACCCAACACGCAGGGAAATTATCGGGCTGGTGGTGAAACAACCGCAGAATCTGAATGCCCTCGCTGAAAATTTTAATGTTAGCCGGCCGGCTATTTCGCAGCACGTGAAAATATTGACCGAGTGCGGCCTCATTATCATTAAGCAAAAAGGGCGTGAGCGTTATTGCGAAGCAAAACTGGATGCTCTCAACGAAGTATCGGCATGGATCGAGCAGTACAAACAATTCTGGGAACAGAAACTGGATGCATTGGAAACTTATCTCGAAAAAATTCAACAGCAACCAAAAACAAAAAAGAATGTCCGCAGAAAATAA